In one window of Psychrilyobacter piezotolerans DNA:
- a CDS encoding heavy-metal-associated domain-containing protein, translating into MRKILIEGMVCSKCTDKIEKKLKSIDGVEDVKVFLEGEEAYVSGDVDEQLLKSAIESEGYKVTSIEQVEGIKHPEERKGFFSRLIKKIEDSNKNTFGEGKLHCCDFDKKEKDKEKK; encoded by the coding sequence ATGAGAAAGATATTGATTGAAGGAATGGTTTGCAGCAAATGCACAGATAAAATTGAAAAAAAACTCAAATCTATCGATGGAGTGGAAGATGTTAAAGTTTTCCTGGAGGGAGAGGAGGCATATGTGTCTGGAGATGTGGATGAGCAGCTATTAAAGTCAGCCATTGAATCCGAGGGATATAAGGTTACTTCTATTGAGCAAGTGGAGGGGATCAAACACCCAGAAGAAAGAAAGGGATTTTTCAGCAGGCTTATAAAGAAAATAGAAGATTCAAATAAAAATACTTTTGGAGAGGGGAAACTTCACTGCTGTGACTTCGACAAAAAAGAAAAGGACAAGGAAAAAAAATAA
- a CDS encoding SHOCT domain-containing protein: MYQEYFQGNFIWWIMPLMHLAGVIIFIIIIGLIVRGIFGGRRDCLKDSDTYLDILKKRYAKGEISKEDFERMKKELRED; the protein is encoded by the coding sequence ATGTATCAAGAATATTTTCAAGGAAATTTTATTTGGTGGATTATGCCGCTGATGCATTTAGCAGGTGTAATTATTTTTATTATTATAATCGGCCTTATAGTAAGAGGAATTTTTGGTGGCAGAAGGGACTGTCTTAAAGATTCAGACACCTATTTAGATATATTAAAAAAAAGATATGCTAAAGGTGAAATATCAAAAGAAGATTTTGAAAGGATGAAAAAAGAACTCAGGGAAGATTAA
- a CDS encoding SHOCT domain-containing protein: protein MYKKANIYNKKLKDVITMMHGYGFGAHMLIFWIFIIVLMVSIFRDSSSGKNKYSKQSETAIEILKKRYAKGEITSEEYQEIKQKL, encoded by the coding sequence ATGTACAAAAAAGCAAATATATATAATAAAAAATTAAAGGATGTGATTACAATGATGCATGGATATGGTTTTGGAGCTCATATGTTAATATTTTGGATATTTATAATAGTGTTGATGGTTTCTATTTTTAGGGACAGCTCTTCAGGAAAAAATAAATACTCTAAACAAAGTGAGACAGCTATTGAAATTTTAAAAAAAAGGTATGCTAAAGGTGAAATTACAAGTGAAGAATATCAGGAAATAAAACAAAAATTATAA
- a CDS encoding murein L,D-transpeptidase catalytic domain family protein, whose translation MKKNFIILITIITFVVSATSMAVDDYQGTTKNLYRKMKLSNKINYQLFENALTGYEKINSKTNGNFLTIIDFSKPSTEKRFYVLDMKREKVFYETYVSHGVNTGNLNATKFSNRVSSRQSSLGFFLTSETYFGSKGYSLRLDGLEPGINSNARKRAIVIHGADYANPDFIKKTGRLGRSWGCPALPLGLNKEIIDTIKNGSVIFVNGNDLSYVQKSKYI comes from the coding sequence ATGAAAAAAAATTTTATTATTTTAATAACCATCATAACTTTTGTAGTTTCAGCTACATCAATGGCCGTTGATGATTATCAAGGAACAACAAAAAACCTCTATAGAAAAATGAAGCTTTCAAATAAAATAAATTATCAATTATTTGAAAATGCCCTTACTGGTTATGAGAAGATCAATTCAAAGACCAATGGTAACTTCCTTACTATAATAGATTTTTCAAAACCCTCTACTGAAAAGAGGTTCTATGTTTTGGATATGAAAAGGGAGAAAGTGTTTTATGAAACCTATGTTTCCCATGGTGTGAACACTGGTAATCTTAATGCTACGAAGTTTTCCAACAGAGTTAGCTCCCGACAGAGTTCTTTGGGATTCTTTCTCACCAGTGAAACTTATTTTGGAAGTAAGGGTTATTCTCTGAGATTGGATGGTTTGGAGCCTGGGATCAACAGCAATGCCAGAAAAAGAGCGATTGTTATTCATGGAGCGGATTATGCAAATCCTGACTTTATAAAAAAAACAGGGAGACTTGGAAGAAGCTGGGGATGCCCTGCCCTCCCCCTAGGACTGAATAAAGAAATAATAGATACCATAAAAAATGGCAGCGTTATATTTGTTAACGGTAATGATCTAAGCTATGTACAAAAAAGCAAATATATATAA
- a CDS encoding LDCC motif putative metal-binding protein gives MKKLKEILKKLISKIGEENNKSFGNKRMDCCDLNKKG, from the coding sequence ATGAAAAAATTAAAAGAGATATTAAAAAAACTTATCAGTAAAATAGGAGAAGAAAATAACAAGAGTTTCGGTAACAAGAGGATGGATTGTTGTGATCTAAATAAAAAGGGGTGA
- a CDS encoding class I SAM-dependent methyltransferase, giving the protein MKAYLYDKLMSKVEKKMLHKERGILLKNIEGRVIEFGAGTGVNFEFYSKHRVTAVEPDKVLSVEAEKKICGKNIEIVSASAEDLPFDDNTFDTVVITLALCTIPNPYKALKEAKRVCKPNGKLLILEHIKNENKILFFLQNILTPVWKIFAMGCHLNRDTLNIIKANDFEKISLKYFFGDNFIRGTFKNIK; this is encoded by the coding sequence ATGAAGGCTTATCTATATGATAAATTAATGAGTAAAGTCGAAAAAAAGATGCTGCACAAAGAAAGAGGTATCCTTTTAAAGAATATTGAAGGAAGAGTTATAGAGTTTGGAGCAGGGACCGGTGTTAACTTTGAGTTTTATTCAAAACATCGAGTAACAGCTGTAGAACCAGATAAGGTTTTGAGTGTTGAAGCTGAGAAAAAAATCTGCGGTAAAAATATAGAGATAGTTTCTGCCTCTGCTGAAGATCTGCCCTTTGATGATAATACATTCGACACTGTAGTAATAACTCTGGCTCTATGTACTATTCCTAATCCTTATAAGGCATTAAAAGAAGCTAAAAGAGTGTGTAAGCCAAATGGAAAACTTTTAATCCTGGAACATATTAAAAATGAAAACAAAATTTTATTTTTCTTACAAAATATTCTTACTCCTGTATGGAAGATCTTTGCAATGGGCTGCCATTTAAACAGAGACACCCTTAATATTATTAAAGCTAATGATTTTGAAAAAATTTCTTTAAAATACTTTTTTGGAGACAACTTTATAAGGGGAACTTTTAAAAACATAAAATAA
- a CDS encoding metal-sensitive transcriptional regulator, whose translation MEKEIKSSCEICDEEGQVSYEKEKKVFITRLNRIEGQIRGIKKLIENDAYCDDVLNQISSAKSALNGVGKILLEKHMESCVAKKLKKDDPEIIQEFIKTVGRLLK comes from the coding sequence ATGGAAAAGGAAATTAAAAGTTCTTGTGAAATTTGTGATGAAGAGGGTCAAGTTTCGTATGAAAAAGAAAAAAAAGTTTTTATTACAAGATTAAACAGGATAGAGGGTCAAATCAGAGGAATCAAAAAACTCATAGAAAATGATGCCTATTGTGATGATGTTTTGAACCAGATAAGTTCAGCCAAATCCGCTTTAAACGGTGTAGGAAAAATACTTTTAGAAAAACACATGGAGAGTTGTGTTGCTAAAAAATTAAAAAAAGATGATCCTGAGATCATCCAAGAATTCATAAAAACAGTAGGAAGGCTTCTCAAATAG
- the lgt gene encoding prolipoprotein diacylglyceryl transferase yields MPCGSYPNDAKKKNINPEKVTDMAVYALLGGVIGARIGYILFYSLDFYVKNPIEILKIHEGGMSIHGGIVGGIIASLIFMKRNKEVKVLEMADLAAPPLILAQAIGRIGCDVYGVVMKNPKFWGIPVNGYIYHPAQLYEFVLDYLLFFYLWRKRKSVKHEGQLFGIYLIGFAAIRSIVELFRGNPKILGFISVSHLLSLTLIIVGVVWLRITAKKSNSKIEARLKCFPLYIEITVFLVVLLLSIGIFYGVQLNF; encoded by the coding sequence CTGCCATGTGGATCTTATCCTAATGATGCAAAAAAAAAGAATATCAATCCAGAAAAAGTAACGGATATGGCAGTCTATGCACTTCTAGGAGGAGTAATAGGAGCTCGTATAGGCTATATCCTATTTTACAGCTTAGATTTTTATGTGAAAAATCCCATAGAAATTCTTAAGATCCATGAAGGAGGAATGTCTATTCACGGAGGTATAGTGGGGGGAATTATTGCTTCTTTAATATTTATGAAGAGGAATAAGGAAGTAAAGGTATTGGAAATGGCAGATCTAGCTGCTCCGCCTCTAATCCTTGCTCAGGCTATAGGACGTATAGGATGCGATGTATATGGTGTAGTTATGAAAAATCCTAAATTCTGGGGAATCCCTGTAAATGGTTATATATATCATCCAGCCCAGTTATATGAATTTGTTCTGGATTATTTATTATTTTTCTATCTTTGGAGAAAGAGAAAATCGGTAAAACATGAGGGACAGCTATTTGGGATATACTTGATAGGATTTGCCGCAATAAGAAGTATAGTGGAACTGTTTAGAGGAAATCCTAAAATCTTAGGTTTCATCAGCGTGTCACATCTTCTTAGTTTAACCCTAATAATAGTAGGAGTAGTATGGTTAAGAATTACAGCTAAAAAATCTAACTCTAAAATAGAAGCCCGACTAAAGTGTTTTCCGTTATATATAGAAATAACGGTCTTCTTGGTAGTATTGCTGCTTTCCATAGGTATATTTTACGGTGTACAACTTAATTTTTAA
- a CDS encoding FMN-binding protein, whose translation MKKIENVRWAMLMTLMCVGILVVVYDKFTSLPEYEGKGKGFAGEISVKVTMDGEEIKKIIVINHKDDPRIANTAINGVIPEIIMKQSLEVDVVAGATYTSQGIKEAVRAATVKAGAHFE comes from the coding sequence ATGAAGAAAATTGAGAATGTAAGGTGGGCTATGTTAATGACACTTATGTGTGTTGGAATTCTTGTGGTGGTTTATGATAAATTTACTTCTCTGCCTGAATACGAGGGGAAAGGGAAAGGTTTTGCAGGGGAAATATCGGTTAAGGTTACCATGGATGGAGAGGAAATTAAAAAAATTATAGTGATAAATCATAAAGATGATCCTAGAATAGCTAATACAGCCATAAACGGTGTGATTCCAGAAATAATTATGAAGCAGAGTTTAGAAGTAGATGTTGTAGCAGGAGCTACATATACATCTCAGGGGATCAAGGAAGCTGTAAGAGCTGCTACTGTAAAGGCTGGAGCCCACTTTGAATAA
- a CDS encoding helix-turn-helix transcriptional regulator, whose protein sequence is MNRKGQNLNVFFRKLLKDFREQSNLTQKEVANLIGTGQASICNFENEKKGITLDLASKFLNLFEKRLFVVDSKERADSKRPLRVFYIENIKNKFSFEKFDEFRRWLFKDFLGELVNIQVDSAKVFDIIKFYERDSNGDIFHVEEPTLTEEGEDLVVIFLTKNINNQTCVKN, encoded by the coding sequence ATTTAAATGTATTTTTTAGAAAACTTTTAAAAGATTTTAGAGAGCAATCAAATCTTACACAAAAAGAGGTCGCTAATTTAATTGGTACAGGACAAGCCAGTATCTGTAATTTTGAAAATGAAAAAAAAGGAATAACTTTAGACCTTGCTAGTAAATTTTTAAACCTTTTTGAAAAAAGATTATTCGTAGTAGATTCTAAAGAAAGAGCTGATTCTAAAAGGCCTCTTAGAGTTTTTTACATTGAAAATATTAAAAATAAATTTTCTTTTGAAAAATTTGATGAATTTAGAAGATGGCTATTTAAAGATTTTCTCGGTGAGTTAGTTAATATTCAAGTAGATTCTGCTAAGGTCTTTGATATTATAAAATTTTATGAAAGAGATTCCAATGGTGATATCTTTCATGTAGAAGAACCTACCCTGACGGAGGAAGGTGAAGATTTAGTAGTTATTTTTCTGACCAAGAATATAAATAACCAGACTTGTGTAAAAAATTAA